The proteins below come from a single Nitrospiraceae bacterium genomic window:
- the gmk gene encoding guanylate kinase — protein sequence MVGVTGKKLLFVVSGPSGVGKSTLCRHILKTIPDIRLSVSYTTRKPRSGETDGKEYKFISETEFRTKISENAFAEYAEVYGRLYGTPWKELEQKSGSNTDILLDIDVQGARQVMKTLQKAVTVFILPPSLEVLRTRLVERATDTTDEQERRFQKSQDEMRSYSEYQYTIRNETLEQAIEELQSVIVAERVRTTHIDAAHVFR from the coding sequence ATGGTGGGAGTCACGGGAAAAAAATTGTTATTTGTTGTATCAGGTCCTTCTGGAGTGGGGAAGTCAACGCTCTGCCGGCATATTTTGAAGACGATTCCCGACATTCGCCTTTCGGTTTCGTACACCACGCGAAAGCCCCGGTCAGGCGAAACAGATGGCAAGGAATACAAGTTTATTTCGGAAACGGAGTTTCGCACAAAAATATCCGAGAACGCGTTTGCGGAATATGCCGAAGTTTATGGACGATTATACGGAACACCCTGGAAGGAATTGGAGCAGAAGTCCGGTTCGAATACGGATATCCTGTTGGATATCGATGTCCAGGGTGCGCGACAGGTCATGAAAACGCTGCAAAAAGCCGTGACCGTGTTTATTCTGCCTCCTTCATTAGAGGTGCTTCGGACCCGTCTGGTCGAACGAGCGACGGATACAACGGACGAGCAGGAGCGCCGGTTTCAGAAATCCCAGGACGAGATGCGGAGTTATTCGGAATACCAATATACAATTCGCAATGAAACCTTGGAACAGGCCATTGAGGAACTCCAATCCGTCATTGTGGCTGAACGTGTTCGAACCACC
- a CDS encoding YicC family protein, which translates to MKSMTGFGKRESLCQGTMVGVEVRSVNHRFCELMVRLPKVLSHMELELKEQVRRTCERGRIELTVTMNGGGSGATKIVQLDRAMAKRYIQGLRELQREFKLSGTVDVNVVAGFRDLFSTSEEPLAIKDVPKVVEGLVQRALTDLEKMRRKEGSALQKDLLQRVQIVEERLHVVQQRIPSALQVSADRLKARVAKLLEGERVNDDRIAQEIAMLAERSDVTEELTRLQSHVTQFRSTLKSKGPVGKRLDFLLQEMGREVNTIGSKASDSEISGQVVELKSELEKIREQVQNIE; encoded by the coding sequence ATGAAAAGTATGACCGGTTTTGGAAAACGAGAATCGCTTTGTCAGGGAACCATGGTGGGGGTTGAAGTGCGATCTGTGAATCATCGGTTTTGCGAGCTGATGGTGCGTCTGCCCAAGGTGCTGTCTCATATGGAGCTGGAACTGAAAGAGCAAGTCAGGCGGACCTGCGAGCGTGGTCGCATTGAGTTAACTGTGACCATGAATGGTGGAGGGTCGGGAGCGACGAAGATAGTTCAATTAGATCGCGCCATGGCGAAGCGGTATATTCAAGGGTTACGGGAATTACAACGGGAATTCAAGCTGAGTGGAACGGTGGATGTGAACGTGGTGGCAGGGTTTCGGGATCTATTTTCCACAAGTGAAGAACCCCTGGCCATCAAGGATGTACCGAAGGTCGTTGAGGGGTTAGTCCAGCGTGCCTTGACCGATTTAGAAAAAATGCGCAGGAAAGAAGGCTCTGCCTTACAAAAAGATCTCTTGCAGCGGGTTCAAATAGTCGAGGAGCGGCTTCATGTTGTTCAGCAACGCATTCCTTCTGCACTGCAGGTGTCCGCGGATCGTTTGAAAGCGCGAGTCGCCAAGTTATTAGAGGGGGAGCGGGTAAACGACGATCGAATTGCTCAAGAAATAGCCATGTTGGCAGAACGATCAGACGTGACGGAAGAATTAACCCGCTTGCAAAGTCACGTGACACAATTTCGTTCCACACTCAAATCCAAAGGCCCGGTGGGCAAGCGACTTGATTTTCTCCTCCAAGAAATGGGAAGGGAAGTCAATACTATTGGATCAAAGGCGAGCGACTCCGAGATCTCCGGGCAGGTTGTGGAGTTGAAGAGTGAATTGGAAAAAATCCGTGAACAGGTCCAAAATATTGAATAA
- the nth gene encoding endonuclease III: MESPVEAKRRVRRILAALDQSVPDVRVELDSSNRLELLVATILSAQCTDQRVNQVTPNLFARYRTAQDYANADPAELEALIRTTGFYKNKARHLIGCGQALVQRFDGMVPGTMKDLTTLPGVGRKTANVILGSSVGEPAVVVDTHVKRVANRLGLTRSQDPTKIEEDLQRLIPKSQWTNGAQRLLLHGRYVCLARTPKCAHCVLDSDCGWEGKRKPT, from the coding sequence ATGGAGTCGCCGGTAGAAGCGAAAAGGCGGGTGCGTCGGATCCTTGCCGCCTTGGATCAATCCGTTCCTGACGTGAGAGTAGAATTAGATTCCTCCAACCGGCTTGAATTGTTAGTGGCCACCATTCTTTCGGCCCAATGCACAGACCAGAGAGTCAACCAGGTGACTCCGAACCTGTTTGCCCGCTATCGCACGGCACAGGATTATGCCAATGCGGATCCAGCCGAATTAGAAGCGCTTATTCGAACAACGGGATTTTACAAAAATAAAGCGCGTCATCTCATTGGCTGTGGCCAAGCTTTGGTGCAGCGTTTTGACGGAATGGTCCCCGGAACAATGAAGGATTTAACTACTCTGCCCGGCGTGGGACGAAAAACAGCCAATGTTATTTTGGGTAGCTCTGTGGGAGAGCCTGCCGTTGTGGTCGATACTCATGTGAAGCGGGTAGCCAATCGCCTCGGATTGACAAGGAGCCAGGACCCGACAAAAATTGAAGAGGATCTTCAACGCCTCATACCCAAATCGCAATGGACGAACGGGGCACAACGCCTCCTGCTTCATGGGCGATATGTGTGTTTGGCCAGAACGCCAAAGTGTGCTCATTGTGTGCTCGATTCAGACTGTGGATGGGAAGGAAAACGAAAGCCAACATGA
- the hflX gene encoding GTPase HflX — MERLYRRRIPPEKVVTPEVARECAELTYETRRQIGLLVNRQGQIESVLIGDHHELVIPHLSRTRSGLRLLRGVRLVHTHLNNQPLTQDDLTDLALLRLDLIVALGVGKDGSLRDVYMAHILSNPIQGRTTVEFPPCAFHSFQLDCQQFIQSLEQEIVRSNPGLREGVREGRALLVSVSTGNAASEEGRLQELQELVRAQNVEVLGCITQRLGVIHPKFVVGSGKMKELAIRALQSGADTLIFDQDLTPAQVRGISEITDMRVLDRSQVILDIFAQRAHSSIGKIQVELAQLRYLLPRLAQSSTALSRLAGGIGTRGPGETKLETDRRRARERIQRLERDLESMAHGRQEQRKMRMKRGLPIISIIGYTNVGKSTLLNALTKSQVSVKDRVFETLDTVNRRWYLPGIGDVILTDTVGFIRDLPKDLMAAFQTTLLELQEADVLLHVIDAHVPDPGQHIIAVDNILKELGLENIPCLRFFNKADLMREEDVQLLCQRYAGMGGSALQDASLLMIQEELISLLRGLHAEGGRTGKCQEMPLYTFPDPAETFP, encoded by the coding sequence ATGGAGCGTCTCTATCGTCGACGGATCCCGCCCGAAAAGGTTGTGACTCCGGAGGTGGCTCGGGAATGTGCCGAACTCACCTATGAGACGAGACGGCAAATCGGGCTTTTGGTCAATCGACAGGGCCAAATTGAATCGGTTTTAATCGGTGACCACCACGAATTGGTTATTCCCCATCTTTCGCGGACCCGGTCAGGCCTGCGGTTATTGCGAGGGGTTCGTTTAGTTCATACCCACCTCAATAATCAACCCCTGACCCAGGATGATCTGACCGATCTGGCTCTTCTTCGATTGGATTTAATTGTGGCGCTCGGTGTGGGAAAAGATGGGAGCCTTCGGGATGTCTATATGGCGCACATCCTTTCGAACCCCATTCAGGGACGAACTACGGTGGAGTTCCCCCCTTGTGCTTTTCACTCGTTTCAGTTGGATTGCCAGCAATTTATTCAATCATTGGAGCAGGAAATTGTTCGCTCGAATCCAGGGTTACGCGAAGGTGTTCGGGAGGGGAGGGCGCTTCTGGTTAGTGTCAGCACGGGAAATGCCGCTTCGGAAGAAGGTCGTCTCCAGGAATTACAAGAATTGGTACGGGCCCAGAACGTGGAAGTGTTAGGGTGCATCACTCAACGGTTGGGGGTGATTCATCCGAAGTTTGTCGTTGGTTCGGGAAAGATGAAAGAATTGGCGATTCGAGCGCTCCAATCCGGTGCCGATACTTTGATTTTTGATCAAGATTTAACACCGGCTCAGGTACGGGGTATTTCGGAAATCACGGACATGCGGGTCTTGGACCGCTCACAGGTGATTCTCGATATTTTTGCACAGCGGGCCCATTCCTCCATTGGAAAAATTCAAGTTGAACTGGCCCAGTTGCGGTATCTGCTCCCACGACTTGCCCAATCCAGTACGGCTCTTTCCCGGTTAGCAGGAGGAATTGGTACACGAGGGCCTGGAGAAACCAAGTTGGAAACGGATCGACGTCGAGCCCGCGAGCGCATTCAACGATTGGAACGGGACTTGGAGTCTATGGCACATGGTCGTCAGGAACAACGAAAAATGCGCATGAAGCGAGGCCTTCCGATCATTTCCATTATTGGCTATACCAATGTGGGGAAGTCGACTCTGTTAAATGCGTTGACAAAGAGCCAAGTCTCTGTAAAGGATCGTGTTTTTGAGACACTTGATACGGTCAATCGCCGCTGGTATTTACCTGGAATAGGCGACGTCATTCTGACAGATACCGTAGGATTCATCCGGGATTTGCCAAAAGACCTCATGGCGGCATTTCAGACCACCTTGCTGGAATTGCAGGAGGCCGATGTGTTGCTCCACGTGATAGATGCCCATGTCCCCGATCCTGGACAGCATATTATTGCGGTAGACAATATATTGAAGGAATTGGGGCTTGAAAACATTCCATGCCTGCGTTTTTTTAATAAAGCCGATCTGATGAGGGAAGAAGATGTGCAACTCCTCTGTCAGCGATATGCAGGAATGGGGGGATCGGCGTTACAAGATGCGTCACTTCTTATGATTCAGGAGGAACTCATATCCCTGCTCCGTGGCCTTCATGCAGAAGGTGGCAGGACAGGGAAGTGTCAGGAAATGCCTCTCTATACTTTTCCGGATCCAGCCGAGACCTTTCCATGA
- the tsaD gene encoding tRNA (adenosine(37)-N6)-threonylcarbamoyltransferase complex transferase subunit TsaD: MNFGAEKESSVILGIETSCDETAVAVLDGEGHILSNILDSQIEVHARYGGVVPELASRRHIECLELLTREALGLANVSLSQLTGIAVTNRPGLVGALLVGVNFAKALAFATKIPLVTVNHLEGHLASAWLSNPNFPTPAMVLIASGGHTHLALVPHRGDYQFIGWTMDDAAGEAFDKGAKMLGLPYPGGPAIDRLAQQGNAQYVSFPRPTLQSQNFNFSFSGLKTALRYFVRDEQQKGNAPLPVADIAASYQEAIVDVLVEKLCRAARHYDVKGISVVGGVAANSRLRLSLEEHARPLGLHVTLPSRALCTDNGAMIAAAGLEKLKRKERAAWDVDAVSTLQCKLDGLAMAGLPSQGLS, translated from the coding sequence ATGAATTTTGGTGCTGAAAAGGAATCTTCCGTGATTTTAGGAATTGAAACTTCATGTGATGAAACAGCTGTAGCTGTGTTGGATGGCGAAGGTCACATCCTTTCAAATATTTTAGATTCTCAAATTGAAGTGCATGCCCGTTACGGGGGAGTGGTCCCGGAATTGGCTTCGCGTCGTCATATAGAGTGTCTGGAGCTTTTGACAAGGGAAGCCTTGGGTCTGGCCAATGTTTCCCTTTCCCAATTAACCGGGATAGCGGTCACCAATCGTCCAGGATTGGTCGGGGCCTTACTCGTTGGTGTAAATTTTGCCAAAGCTCTGGCTTTTGCCACCAAAATTCCCTTGGTGACAGTCAATCATTTGGAGGGGCATTTGGCGTCCGCATGGTTATCGAATCCCAATTTTCCAACCCCGGCCATGGTCTTGATTGCGTCTGGTGGGCATACCCACCTGGCATTGGTTCCTCATCGTGGAGATTATCAGTTCATTGGATGGACGATGGATGATGCAGCGGGAGAAGCGTTTGATAAGGGCGCCAAAATGCTCGGGCTTCCTTATCCTGGCGGTCCGGCCATTGACCGGCTTGCCCAACAGGGGAATGCACAATATGTCTCATTCCCCCGCCCAACTCTTCAAAGCCAAAATTTTAATTTCAGTTTCAGTGGGCTGAAAACCGCGCTTCGATATTTCGTGCGGGATGAGCAACAAAAGGGGAATGCTCCATTGCCCGTCGCTGATATCGCGGCCAGTTACCAGGAGGCTATTGTGGATGTGTTGGTGGAGAAGCTTTGTCGCGCGGCCCGTCACTATGATGTGAAAGGAATCTCTGTCGTGGGAGGAGTGGCTGCAAACTCCCGCCTTCGCCTGAGCCTTGAGGAGCATGCTCGCCCATTGGGGTTGCATGTGACGCTACCTTCGCGCGCGCTCTGCACGGACAATGGTGCCATGATTGCAGCTGCGGGGTTGGAAAAACTTAAGCGCAAGGAGAGAGCAGCATGGGATGTGGATGCGGTCTCTACGTTGCAATGTAAATTGGATGGGTTGGCGATGGCTGGACTTCCTTCTCAAGGACTCAGTTGA